The genome window aaaataatatagataatttcatttttggtATAAAAAAAACGTACGAATAACAGCTCTTTGCAAGATACACTTCAAAAATTGGAGCTtgcaattttttaaattaaaaactaaaattttgattatattaaaatttgaatataatgTAATTTGTAACGTAAACTCAATGTATACAGAGAGCAACTTCtgtttataatatacaaaaagattattcaaatttcaacTACACATAAATAATGTCAGGATTCTTTTACGTCACACGGACAAAAAGATTATTCCAAGTGCAAAAAAATAATGTCAGGATTCTTCTAGATCAGAAGGAAACAAGTAGGTGACCAAAAAGATGGAGCTTTGGCATCGATTTTGAATCTGTTTCTCTATAACAAGCTGCAGCAATGAAGCATCCTGTATGTAATTCATTTTTATGCAGTGCTGTATGTTGCAGAAAAAAGATGCCAAGGATTTAGGGCAAGTCAGAAACTGTGAAACAGGTCGGGCCAGCCTGACATTTTACGGCTTTATGTACCAGCGTGAACATGCAGGTGAGCAAGCATATTTGATAATTCACCACTTATTCACATGTGACATCTTTATGCAGCTTCGCGTACAGACGATAGATTAATGTAGACTTAGAAGTCTGGGGCTCCCTTTCTAGGGCAGCGATCACATCCTTGACGGATATACTACGCAGAATGTCTGTTTGAGACACGGACTGAGTCTTGCCAGATTTCCTCATTGCTCCTGATCAAACATGCACTATCAATATAGAAAACTTCTTACCAACACATATACTTTTGATTACAGAAAAAATGTTAATAGGGCCGGGGAAGAACCCAGAAATTGGCATTATTGGGATCAAGTTTTAACTATGCtggatcaaaattcaaatttatataagatttatatacaaatatgtaCTAGCTAAATATATTTAATGCTTTCTAATATATCTATTCTAGTGTCCACTCTACCAAAGTCAAACTCCTCATCCTCTTTATTGAGTACTATTATTTGTAATGTCCCCCTCTCCACCCCCCACCCATTTGTAAGCCTATAGCAAATGGCTATCTAGTATCCTCTTATTCGGATTGGCAAATTTCATTCCACTCTCATTTAGCTAGATGGTTGATGCAAATTTGTACTAATGTAGCCTCAGTGGCATCCATAGCAGTAAACATGGTGCTTacattaaaatgagaatcagtATTATAAATAACACTTACCAGATGTAGCAACAGTAGCTGATTGACTCCTTTTCTCAGCATCTTGGTTGTCTCTAGCATTTCTTACAGGGGCTGATGCAAGCTTGCGGTTTACCTCTCTACTTGGCTGAGAAGATGAAGCAGAATCAACCCCTCCTTCGCGTTTCTGCCTGGCCTCAGCCATTAATTGCCACTTTGACAGCATGTCATCTCCTCCTACAGCAGCTCGAGCAGCAACATTTGCAGCTGTTGTACGCATCTTGTCATCATCCTCTTTGTTGGCCttcacatattaaaaataataatttgtctTATCACCCGCCTGATGACGAAATTCCCAATCAATAAGAAATACCTTAGCTGGTCTTGCACGagtgtcatccttatccttatcTCCATCAGTTCCAGAATTGCCTTCTGACTGCAGTTGCGAACTCCAAAGTTACAGCTCTCCACAAAATTCAGTTGAACTAAGATACATTACAATATATAAGTGAATGGCAGATAAACTTACCTCATTTACACCCTGACCTTTTTCTGGGTCACCCTGTGTCTTATCCCATTCTTCCCTAGCTTTCAAGTTCATTGCTACAATTTGTTGGCGTACATCCAAGGTGACGATAGTTCGGTGTCTTGCCTTCTCAATACTAACCCGCTACAAATATTAAATGGGGGAGGAATTACTAtaattgattatttgattgtaataattttataagtttaataTTAAAGTAAAAGAGAGACAAAAATTACCTGTTTCGATAGCCTCACCATATTACTTATCAGCGCACGCAAACGTTCCTCTACACTCTGAAAACTCATACCATAAGAAAAGATCCCACATATTGTAATTAAACTAAGGTCATAGAAGCTTCACCAGTGACAGGCATCGTTCCACATCATTGCTTATACTCTTCACCCCCCATTTATTCACTGACAATAAAAACCCCAAATTTCAATATTTGAAGTGCAAAAAACTCTTGCCAGATCAACATACTTATGCATCTAGGACTTTGAAATATTTAAGTTTTGTAAGATAAACAAATTCTTACTGATTTCTGTCATTTTCTTTTGGAGTGGAACTTTCTGCAAAAacaacctttcttcttcttcttgcacAACCCTACGAGATGCTTCTGAGACTCTACTGTCTTCCTTGGTACCCGAAAATAGTTGTTCTTCCTCTTCCTATCAAAATACATAAAGACCACAACATATTTATACTTGCATCTCAAATTATCTCGGAAGTGGATTAGAGATTGCAAAAGTATATACCCGCAGATTAACTCCACTGACAGCAGTAACATCATTGAGTTGCTCAATACTTTGATCAGAATGGAAAACCTTTTGTTTTTTCCTGTTAAAAAATACAAGAAAGTATTTACTGCTTAGAAGGAAAACAAAAGGCTAAGGGATATTCAAAGCTGAGGAGAGCCTATAATATTCAATTACGCTGGCTGCAAGGTTTCGGAAGCTGGCGATTCTAAAGGTTTTTTTGGACCAGTAATGGCCTTCTTCATGGGTGTTTTAGCTATACTTCCAGGTCCAACTGAAGGTGTAGTTGATGCTAACCGGGCACCTAACTATGATAAACAAAGTGTAAAGATTAGAAATACATGAatgtaaataaaatagaaaatcaaCAACAAAACAGAAGGCAGAAGTTATGCCAGCAACTCAGCAAGTGATAAAGTGGTGTAAAACTAAACCATACATGTATTCCTTCTGTGATCTACCAAATGAACGTAAATAAATATGGCTTGCCaagttaatattataataaaggcAATAATAGTACATAAATACATGTTAACAAGTTATCAAGGAAAACAGATCAACATGTTCTTGTCGTAGGAATATTTCAATAACATATACTTAGATATATATCACAGATAATGAAAGCTCATGccatatccttatatatatataatcagaaTAGTAGTTCCTGTTTTGTTTTGTCTTTTAGGATGTTATAGGCCTAAAAACTCATTCAACTTGCACTTGCAGTTTTTGCTCTAAAACGGTATAAAGCAGCTAAATTTTCAAACCTATGGATGTGGGGCCGATATCTCTCGTTCCATTTAATCTATCCGACCACAATGTCATGGATCATTACACAGTAACCTGGAGTAAGTATGTTATCTTCCAATTAGTTTCCTGCTATGGAATATTAGTAGTACAGGAagtttgcccttaagatttctGTACTACCTCCTACTGGGTGGTGATCAATTTTAACTAAGCAGGTCTTTAACATTAAAATGGCTACATATTTGATGCAACTACAGTGTAATCTCAATTCAACTTACAAGATCACATTGTTGAGACTCTTCTATAATGTAATTCCATTTGAATTTTCTAATTCATATCATTCATGTCATCAGATATTCCACATGTATAATCtcttttattgaaaattatagGTCAACTCTTGTgggatttaatatttaatgctCTCTTTAGTTGTCTATTTGGCAGACCAAAGTAATCATCAGAAATTCATTAGAACAGCAGAAGCGCGTAAGAAATATACCGAGTTACTTGGGTCCATCTGGGTTGTAATAGATGATAGTCCTGCGTTTGACTGCATAATACTGGTTGATGTAGAGAAGCCTGCCCTAGATTGCTGCATCCCAATAGAATCGTTACTTAAGTTCCCAGAAGCATATTTCTGTTCAAACTGTGCAGGGGAAAAAGAAAATACCCCTTGTGAAGAAGACAGCTGAGATTTCTGTTGTTGCTCATTTGCTGGATCGATCGGCTCTTGTTTCACATAATGTCCTGCAATTAGAGCACTATTATCCTGATCTTCTATAACAGATGttgataatttattaaattctgtgGAATTTTATATGGTTTGTGTGAAAAAAAATTCCACCTTGCACTCTCATGGGTTCAGTGAAAGTGTTCTGCTTCTCATACTTGGGCACACCAATTGACTGCATTGTGCTAACGCCTGGATGAATTGGGACTTGCCTTGCCTGCATATTTTGAGGCTGCTGTTTAAGAGATTGCATTGAGCTATGCATATTTCCTCCAGCATATTGGTTATAATTGCTGCCTGTAGTAGTTCCATAAGGGGGAATAGAGGACTGAGAAAAGTGCAtgtgttgctgctgctgcttatTAAGTCCCTGTATTGCAATGGGGCGCTCCCTTTCTTGTTTTATATCATGCAAAATATGGGCATTATTATCCATTGCCGTATTGCTTGAAACAATTGGTGCTCGTATCACCGGAGAGGGACCAGATGGGTTTACTGAAGAGTTGAGACCCTTCTGATTAATTTGGGAATACGAGTGAGATTCAGAAAACTGTTGGCCACTAACAGATTGCATTGTCATATGCTGTTGTTGAGCAGGAACCTGAGAGTGTGAGGCAGCTTGTGTTGGTGCAACTTGTGAGCTGCGAGGAGCCTGCAATCCAGCTCTGCTTTAGCATACTTCCATCTTAACATTATAGTAATCAAATTTGATGCGACTCATTCATTACTAGTAACTTTTCTGTGTGGTTCAAAACACATTCACGAAAAAACAACTAACGGCATTGGAACCCAAATCagctttttttcaaattattaaagGTAGAATTATAGATTTAATCCAACTTGATAATCTGAACCGATATTAAGGAACGTAGAACATCGCATTTGCAACAGATGGATCATAATTCTTGACATTTCTTCTCGTTACCTGTTCCTGCAGCTTTACAACTGCCAGCTTGAGCATGTGGTCACCCACCAGACTTCTCATGTGCTTTACAAAGCCATCTTTGGAGATCTCATTTTTCTGAAACAGAAAGATTTAGATTTTCAGATGATTATCGATAATGCAGCAACTGTATAGAGATCAGTGTCATAGCATTACTTTTAGTCTATTATAGATAGTTCTAAGTTGCATGGCTTTGTCTTTATCAAGTAGTGGCTCTATAACTGGAAATAACATGGCAAATGGTACTTGTTTTCCATTTTTCAAAGCATTATTAGCCTGACTTGTTGCTGCAGCTTGTTGACTATTCATCTTCTGTGACCGAAGGTACTGAGATATGCTACTTGGATCCTGTGCTTTATTCGGTTCTTGACCAACAGCAGTAATCCTGTCTGGGTTCTGGACACTTGATGATTGTGATACATGTGGATTCTTCTGTTCAGTCTGCTGTTGCGGAAAACTGTCTTGAGACTGTTTCTGTTGCATGGGAATGCAATTTAATTCCTTCGAGTCGATCTGTTGTTGTAGCTGATTCTCTGTAGCAGAACCATGCTGATTTACTTCGCTTATAGAAGCATGTAGCTCCTGTTGGGAAACATTTACAACTTGCTGACTGGCATTCTCATTTTGGCTGGAAGCTTGCCACGGCGGAAACAACTGGCCTGGGTTATGGTTGCTTCCTTGAGATAAAGCTGCTGTAAAATCCAGTTGTACATATATTCACAAATTAGGAGTAAATTATTCAGTACGTGTCAAGAAAAGTAGattactttaaatatttttcgTGCATTAAAAGTTTAATATCAAGACTAGTTTAATAATACACATTACCCTCAACTAAATTACCTAAAGACCAAAAATTACTTGTGCAGGGTATATATATGACAAGAACATCATGAATTTAAATCAGTTACCTACTTCTCTAACATCTAATTCCTTCATAAGAATATCAACTTGACGTGCGACTCTACGCCACTTAACTTCACCCTCAGAAAATCTAAGAAGGGCATAATTTCCATTAAAAAGAACAAATCCATTCTAGTACGAATCTAAGCAACCCATTTGAATAACTCAATAAACTCACATTACCTTCATCAACAATCAACAATGCCACAAAATAACTTCGTAATGGAAAAAGTCGAGTACTTCATATTAATCACCCACTTTCATAACATCAAATTTGAGCATAAAAATCTAAACTTTGACCTCCAACTCTAAGCCAGTCAACGCCAAAAACATTAATTCAAGCGCTGCGGGTTTTCGAGCGGTCCTGTTCGCCTTCCCATGAGCACATCCataattttcatcaaaatcgACTAAAAGGGTATTCTTTATAGCATAAATCTTGACAACCCATTCAAACAAAAAGGATATTCATTTTAGCATAAATCTCGATTACCCGCAAAAGAACTTCATACACACAACCTAAATGTGAAAACCCCATCAATTCATACCAATCACCCACTTCTACAACACCTAATTTCAGCATAAAAATCCAAACTTTAACCTCCCCCTCCAAAAACCACTCAACCCCGTACTCACAGACCCGCTAAAACCACAGACTTCCCATCAAAATCGACAAAAAGGGCATCCATATCATCACAAATCTTGACAACCCATTTTCAAAATCACccaaaaacaatcaaaaaatttaccCAAAATTCACAAATTATACTCACCATTATCAGAATCAGAAGGGAGAGGCTTCACAGAAGTGTCCCCTTCAATATCTCTATTCAAAGCAGCTGTAAATGCCTCTACATCAGCACCAGAATGCATAGTTTCATCCTGTGATTTCATTAGAACCATCagattaaacatatataaacatacatacacacagaacagaattatatgtatataaccaTACATAATGAGAAAACAGACCTCATCTTCTTCAAGCAGCTTCATTATAGAAGGGTCCATTTTTCAATTGCTGTGTGTTGTTCAAAAAGCGCGATCAAATTTCTGATAAGCTTGAAATTGAAACCTCAAGCTCTTGCTCGTTTATATAAGATCCGGTAAAGTTGTTATACGATGCAAAGTGCAAACTAGGTATGTAAATTTTAAAGCAATTTTAATCATTAAATATAAGTGtactattatattattaacaaatattCGTAAATACTTTTTATCACTCAATAGGGTCcccgttaattctatttttgacaaaatttgAAGCCAAGAATGATGATCAGCAAAACATCTAATCGAGAGTAGctgataattttattatattatattatatgtttattatatatataagaaatttaaaaattttattatttaataaacgGATGGAattatgtaataataaaaaatatttacatgtaatatttaaatataaattataatttatatgttctGTATTAAATAGAAGtagcttttataataaaatcttgACTCGTGCATAAAtcaatttcttaaaataaattaaattaaatatattatattatattatatgtattaatattaaaatttatataaaaaatagggcatttttaatatatatacccATATCAAAAcgaatttttgcaaaaatactgttaCTTTTCTAAACAAATTGCGAAAATactatctttcaaaaaaaattgcaaaaatacggcAATTGTTATTAACCTCGtatgcaaccacaaatgcaactttgaaaaaatcttttgaaaattacgttcagttgcataataagttgcaactagTTACAAATAGTTAAAAACGAATACCCTGCGGGCCGATAACAATAACAACCACAAAagcaaaattaacaaatattgcAACCAAAAGAATCAACAAAACCAACTccaattataaaaaatcaactcAAAAGCAACTCAAATATTTATCTCTCCTTCTAGTCTTCGTGACATTATTTCTCTCCCGCGATCGCGCTGCCGTGGTCGAGGGAATCCGTCGTCGTGCCAGAGAGAGCGACGGATTTGATGGAGGATGTGGGAGGGGAAAGAGAAAAGGGGGGTTAGGGTTAGGGATTGAGTGGAGAGGGTGACTCAGCGTCGCTGGAGACGACGGCGGATCTCGTGGTGTGCGGCGGATGTGGTGTTGGATCTGGTGGTAGGTAGCGTGTTGAAAGATGGAGACAAATGGGGATACAGGAAGAGGGTGGAAGAAGAGAGACTCAGAGAGTAAATGGGGAAGAGGAATGGAAGTATCGTATTAATGCAATCAAAACTCTTTTTGCCTATTAAAACCGTAAATCTGCAATTAATTTAGTGAAGTAGTAAGTTTGCAATTAAAAGCTTAAAACCCGGTATATCTGATAATTTCCCTAAAAAATATCCGtaaatcatattaattattgaaaaaacttatattttaaaaatattaagttagtatatatttacatgtatatgcttcataaaattaaattttaacactAACGATAAGAATTGGTGATAATAGAAACtgtcaaattaattaataagaCTATGTTCACTGT of Daucus carota subsp. sativus chromosome 3, DH1 v3.0, whole genome shotgun sequence contains these proteins:
- the LOC108215126 gene encoding transcription initiation factor TFIID subunit 4b isoform X1, producing MDPSIMKLLEEDEDETMHSGADVEAFTAALNRDIEGDTSVKPLPSDSDNAALSQGSNHNPGQLFPPWQASSQNENASQQVVNVSQQELHASISEVNQHGSATENQLQQQIDSKELNCIPMQQKQSQDSFPQQQTEQKNPHVSQSSSVQNPDRITAVGQEPNKAQDPSSISQYLRSQKMNSQQAAATSQANNALKNGKQVPFAMLFPVIEPLLDKDKAMQLRTIYNRLKKNEISKDGFVKHMRSLVGDHMLKLAVVKLQEQAPRSSQVAPTQAASHSQVPAQQQHMTMQSVSGQQFSESHSYSQINQKGLNSSVNPSGPSPVIRAPIVSSNTAMDNNAHILHDIKQERERPIAIQGLNKQQQQHMHFSQSSIPPYGTTTGSNYNQYAGGNMHSSMQSLKQQPQNMQARQVPIHPGVSTMQSIGVPKYEKQNTFTEPMRVQGHYVKQEPIDPANEQQQKSQLSSSQGQSRAGFSTSTSIMQSNAGLSSITTQMDPSNSLGARLASTTPSVGPGSIAKTPMKKAITGPKKPLESPASETLQPAKKQKVFHSDQSIEQLNDVTAVSGVNLREEEEQLFSGTKEDSRVSEASRRVVQEEEERLFLQKVPLQKKMTEIMNKWGVKSISNDVERCLSLSVEERLRALISNMVRLSKQRVSIEKARHRTIVTLDVRQQIVAMNLKAREEWDKTQGDPEKGQGVNESEGNSGTDGDKDKDDTRARPAKANKEDDDKMRTTAANVAARAAVGGDDMLSKWQLMAEARQKREGGVDSASSSQPSREVNRKLASAPVRNARDNQDAEKRSQSATVATSGAMRKSGKTQSVSQTDILRSISVKDVIAALEREPQTSKSTLIYRLYAKLHKDVTCE
- the LOC108215126 gene encoding transcription initiation factor TFIID subunit 4b isoform X2; amino-acid sequence: MDPSIMKLLEEDEDETMHSGADVEAFTAALNRDIEGDTSVKPLPSDSDNALSQGSNHNPGQLFPPWQASSQNENASQQVVNVSQQELHASISEVNQHGSATENQLQQQIDSKELNCIPMQQKQSQDSFPQQQTEQKNPHVSQSSSVQNPDRITAVGQEPNKAQDPSSISQYLRSQKMNSQQAAATSQANNALKNGKQVPFAMLFPVIEPLLDKDKAMQLRTIYNRLKKNEISKDGFVKHMRSLVGDHMLKLAVVKLQEQAPRSSQVAPTQAASHSQVPAQQQHMTMQSVSGQQFSESHSYSQINQKGLNSSVNPSGPSPVIRAPIVSSNTAMDNNAHILHDIKQERERPIAIQGLNKQQQQHMHFSQSSIPPYGTTTGSNYNQYAGGNMHSSMQSLKQQPQNMQARQVPIHPGVSTMQSIGVPKYEKQNTFTEPMRVQGHYVKQEPIDPANEQQQKSQLSSSQGQSRAGFSTSTSIMQSNAGLSSITTQMDPSNSLGARLASTTPSVGPGSIAKTPMKKAITGPKKPLESPASETLQPAKKQKVFHSDQSIEQLNDVTAVSGVNLREEEEQLFSGTKEDSRVSEASRRVVQEEEERLFLQKVPLQKKMTEIMNKWGVKSISNDVERCLSLSVEERLRALISNMVRLSKQRVSIEKARHRTIVTLDVRQQIVAMNLKAREEWDKTQGDPEKGQGVNESEGNSGTDGDKDKDDTRARPAKANKEDDDKMRTTAANVAARAAVGGDDMLSKWQLMAEARQKREGGVDSASSSQPSREVNRKLASAPVRNARDNQDAEKRSQSATVATSGAMRKSGKTQSVSQTDILRSISVKDVIAALEREPQTSKSTLIYRLYAKLHKDVTCE